A DNA window from Pleuronectes platessa chromosome 19, fPlePla1.1, whole genome shotgun sequence contains the following coding sequences:
- the olfm1b gene encoding olfactomedin 1b isoform X2, which translates to MQPANKLLTLTLLIFMGTELTQVLPANPEESWQVYSSAQDSEGRCVCTVVAPQQSMCSRDARTKQLRQLLEKVQNMTQSIQVLDQRTQRDLQYVEKMEVQLRGLETKFRQVEENHKQNIAKQYKAIKAKMEELRPLIPVLEEYKADAKLVLQFKEEVQNLTSVLNELQEEMGAYDYEELHNRVSNLEERLRACMQKLACGKLTGISDPITIKTSGSRFGSWMTDPLAPEGDTRVWYMDGYHNNRFVREYKSMQDFMMSDNFTSHRLPHPWSGTGQVVYNGSIYFNKFQSHVIIKFDFRTSSISKSRQLDYAGFNNAYHYAWGGHSDIDLMVDEGGLWAVYATNQNAGNIVLSKLNPGTLQIIKSWTTNHPKRSAGESFMICGTLYVTNGYSGGTKVYYAYSTNSSTYEYIDIAFQNKYSHISMLDYNPRDRALYAWNNGHQVLYNVTLFHVIRSEEL; encoded by the exons ATGCAGCCTGCCAACAAGCTCCTGactctcaccctcctcatcttcatggGCACAGAACTCACCCAA GTGTTGCCAGCAAACCCGGAGGAATCGTGGCAGGTGTACAGTTCAGCCCAGGATAGCGAGGGGAGGTGTGTCTGCACGGTGGTGGCGCCCCAGCAGTCCATGTGCTCACGGGATGCCCGCACCAAACAACTGAGGCAGCTGTTAGAGAAG GTCCAGAACATGACCCAGTCCATCCAAGTGCTGGACCAGCGGACCCAGAGGGACCTGCAGTAcgtggagaagatggaggtcCAGCTCCGAGGTCTGGAGACCAAGTTCAGGCAGGTGGAGGAGAACCACAAGCAGAACATCGCCAAGCAATATAAG GCCATAAAAGCGAAAATGGAGGAGCTTAGACCGTTGATACCAGTGTTGGAGGAGTACAAGGCCGATGCCAAATTGGTATTGCAGTTTAAGGAGGAGGTCCAGAATCTGACGTCAGTTCTAAACgaacttcaggaggagatgggGGCCTATGACTACGAGGAGCTCCACAACAGAGTGTCAAATCTTGAGGAGAGACTCCGAGCATGCATGCAAAAATTAG catgCGGCAAACTTACGGGCATCAGTGATCCCATCACCATCAAGACGTCTGGATCCAGGTTCGGATCCTGGATGACCGACCCTCTGGCACCTGAAGGAGACACTCGG GTCTGGTACATGGATGGTTACCACAACAACCGCTTTGTGCGGGAGTACAAGTCCATGCAGGACTTCATGATGTCGGACAACTTCACCTCCCACCGGCTGCCCCATCCGTGGTCAGGCACAGGTCAGGTGGTCTACAACGGCTCCATCTACTTCAACAAGTTCCAGAGCCACGTCATCATCAAGTTCGACTTCCgcacctcctccatcagcaaGTCCCGGCAGCTCGACTATGCCGGCTTCAATAACGCGTATCACTACGCCTGGGGGGGACACTCTGACATTGACCTCATGGTGGACGAGGGAGGGCTGTGGGCCGTCTACGCCACCAACCAGAATGCCGGCAACATCGTCCTCAGCAAGCTGAACCCCGGTACGCTGCAGATCATCAAGAGCTGGACCACCAACCACCCGAAAAGGAGCGCCGGTGAGTCTTTTATGATCTGCGGCACGCTCTACGTCACCAACGGCTACTCAGGAGGCACCAAGGTCTATTACGCCTACTCCACCAACTCCTCTACCTACGAGTACATTGACATTGCCTTCCAGAATAAGTACTCGCATATCTCCATGCTGGACTACAACCCACGTGACCGGGCCCTCTATGCTTGGAACAATGGCCACCAGGTCCTTTACAACGTCACGCTGTTCCACGTCATCCGCTCAGAGGAACTGTAA
- the olfm1b gene encoding olfactomedin 1b isoform X1 translates to MSVPLLKIGVVLSTMAMITNWMSQTLPSLVGLNTTKLTAAQGGYPDRSTGVLPANPEESWQVYSSAQDSEGRCVCTVVAPQQSMCSRDARTKQLRQLLEKVQNMTQSIQVLDQRTQRDLQYVEKMEVQLRGLETKFRQVEENHKQNIAKQYKAIKAKMEELRPLIPVLEEYKADAKLVLQFKEEVQNLTSVLNELQEEMGAYDYEELHNRVSNLEERLRACMQKLACGKLTGISDPITIKTSGSRFGSWMTDPLAPEGDTRVWYMDGYHNNRFVREYKSMQDFMMSDNFTSHRLPHPWSGTGQVVYNGSIYFNKFQSHVIIKFDFRTSSISKSRQLDYAGFNNAYHYAWGGHSDIDLMVDEGGLWAVYATNQNAGNIVLSKLNPGTLQIIKSWTTNHPKRSAGESFMICGTLYVTNGYSGGTKVYYAYSTNSSTYEYIDIAFQNKYSHISMLDYNPRDRALYAWNNGHQVLYNVTLFHVIRSEEL, encoded by the exons ATGTCGGTGCCTTTGCTGAAGATCGGCGTCGTGCTCAGCACCATGGCGATGATCACCAACTGGATGTCGCAGACCCTCCCCTCTCTGGTGGGGCTCAACACCACCAAGCTCACGGCGGCGCAGGGTGGATATCCAGACCGGAGCACAGGA GTGTTGCCAGCAAACCCGGAGGAATCGTGGCAGGTGTACAGTTCAGCCCAGGATAGCGAGGGGAGGTGTGTCTGCACGGTGGTGGCGCCCCAGCAGTCCATGTGCTCACGGGATGCCCGCACCAAACAACTGAGGCAGCTGTTAGAGAAG GTCCAGAACATGACCCAGTCCATCCAAGTGCTGGACCAGCGGACCCAGAGGGACCTGCAGTAcgtggagaagatggaggtcCAGCTCCGAGGTCTGGAGACCAAGTTCAGGCAGGTGGAGGAGAACCACAAGCAGAACATCGCCAAGCAATATAAG GCCATAAAAGCGAAAATGGAGGAGCTTAGACCGTTGATACCAGTGTTGGAGGAGTACAAGGCCGATGCCAAATTGGTATTGCAGTTTAAGGAGGAGGTCCAGAATCTGACGTCAGTTCTAAACgaacttcaggaggagatgggGGCCTATGACTACGAGGAGCTCCACAACAGAGTGTCAAATCTTGAGGAGAGACTCCGAGCATGCATGCAAAAATTAG catgCGGCAAACTTACGGGCATCAGTGATCCCATCACCATCAAGACGTCTGGATCCAGGTTCGGATCCTGGATGACCGACCCTCTGGCACCTGAAGGAGACACTCGG GTCTGGTACATGGATGGTTACCACAACAACCGCTTTGTGCGGGAGTACAAGTCCATGCAGGACTTCATGATGTCGGACAACTTCACCTCCCACCGGCTGCCCCATCCGTGGTCAGGCACAGGTCAGGTGGTCTACAACGGCTCCATCTACTTCAACAAGTTCCAGAGCCACGTCATCATCAAGTTCGACTTCCgcacctcctccatcagcaaGTCCCGGCAGCTCGACTATGCCGGCTTCAATAACGCGTATCACTACGCCTGGGGGGGACACTCTGACATTGACCTCATGGTGGACGAGGGAGGGCTGTGGGCCGTCTACGCCACCAACCAGAATGCCGGCAACATCGTCCTCAGCAAGCTGAACCCCGGTACGCTGCAGATCATCAAGAGCTGGACCACCAACCACCCGAAAAGGAGCGCCGGTGAGTCTTTTATGATCTGCGGCACGCTCTACGTCACCAACGGCTACTCAGGAGGCACCAAGGTCTATTACGCCTACTCCACCAACTCCTCTACCTACGAGTACATTGACATTGCCTTCCAGAATAAGTACTCGCATATCTCCATGCTGGACTACAACCCACGTGACCGGGCCCTCTATGCTTGGAACAATGGCCACCAGGTCCTTTACAACGTCACGCTGTTCCACGTCATCCGCTCAGAGGAACTGTAA